The following coding sequences lie in one Fusarium poae strain DAOMC 252244 chromosome 1, whole genome shotgun sequence genomic window:
- a CDS encoding hypothetical protein (BUSCO:521at5125): MDSPSGATLAPPAVTSLRAQQTTAMERSLSQDIREEREELREAAEQTLNTIVDLNFDGTIKWVSPSWTDVVGTQFETVNGVHISELIVSDNKNVFFEAVESMKKDDSRSHRVRFTVQLGPLSKLLPIDDLEQDPEDQPFHVVDLEAQGIMVYDSVSGGESHTMWMIRPWVAPREIKIDLPSVIVDSLGSGAEVLASYLTQLAESGLDDPEQLEPPPPVLCRICERQIPRWWFEKHTDLCLQEHRAEMDVQMAQENLTEHRHSIVKVLDALEARKSRSLAGDQTPVPVAEYKGLPIGPPPSTQSSPGSSLPRSRERSGGFGHTRARSFAIRRPQARIVELLMDLCDTAIEVSTPAIKESTTQQNNGEFRTQSPQSESRISQVLQWQSPSTNTLEQEQGLALLCADTEKVARTKVDAVFRHRKIIEYAERIRIELACLVQDCIDEALRKAARIANGELTDSTEEGRQNSDYEQCDSCDEAVEADEDIPAEPLAPEPQQFEQRDSESLAGPLNSPSVLATALRQMSLSENRDRSRPTSFVASTRSSSPKECPTPRSHFSGQSNLGFQARDTRRDSIYMEGDFLDSEGGFRSSSVTSRNAPRTESPISEFGDLRRAASTRRRHRRSLILPGTSSPHRQESPSRPGQPSSPLRIKARGFPLSQEGVVSPEASPMLPGSDFSSPAAHSHRHHRRQSSAAISDFVMKPPPSPRLGANQAPPQQRPTQPSIKDFEIIKPISKGAFGSVYLSKKKSTGEYFAIKVLKKADMVAKNQVGNVKAERAIMMWQGESDFVAKLYWTFSSKDYLYLVMEYLNGGDCASLIKVLGGLPEEWVKKYLGEVVLGVEHLHSRGIIHRDLKPDNLLIDQKGHLKLTDFGLSRLGLVGRQKRALNSEISDGTPDLLKQGPFARSASIASSRSASLDLHGHAQSPSQTPQMTPEVGSLAQPSYFSLGQEPRRISGTHRSDSGGSETLARMVTNFSLNDTETASQANSIKSPLDEEVITQGSPDLPMSVGSRMSMDSHARNSLPLSNMMPPPMALFNPEDTNRRFVGTPDYLAPETIKGDKQDETSDWWSVGCILFEFLYGVPPFHAGEAEHVFENILARKIQWPDENECEPISEEAKDLINKLLCMEPHQRLGSNREDKFPSGGDEIRSHPWFQDVNWDTLLEDEAQFVPQPENPEDTEYFDARGAVLQSFAEEMEDQASPQSSAAGSEYAERPHDALSRVRSQVNSINRKLMPLHIPPHVRDLKSRRLSEPVAMDDFGSFSFKNLPVLEKANKDVIQKLRAEALAAQSKGTSTSPGAVNSVVSPGPSLEGSPVLSNPVSRTISNAKATNRAQSPSGFGHVSASPNRASQPSSPLLVSFVAGQGAEGRRKASSNSSSLSHQSAAATLQPSSAFEIPKVPPSLQKAATTVAASSPVQTRSAAPPPLSLSPQKTISTPRQSSNSSAGRSRSLTVGSQSQDGSPVASDIMHHHRNRRSQVFDMSPSSSDNEGEKHNALLRVQRRRQSSRRLSQIAFDEGPTFRPLDVLICEDHPVSRMVMEKLLEKLRCRTISVPNGSEAVRYSMSEIKFDVIFLEYQLPQINGADVARMIRETKNANSHTPIVAITAYLKELQAPHYFDSLIEKPISSSKLTEVLQGLCRWRPESPGHPSGMPRPVPLGIRKANSRLEDSPTSGSSIFAGRLGAAMMSSREDSITSSLFGDSESVTTDELPVVVSRKGTNEWDEGGLNITENNDAHEPTKKVIPQLVAQQSAPAQMEHRPRGNDKVKVKREGSEQRTLEGTESADDEDEELGGGREKHHEHHGRNSQQMLSKASLPSSKLGIEMMRANSHDSLTVGSESTPEAVTQVVTTPSKEMEAGILDGEIVTETTARTPPDSEMKVEDITPKTDKDGTGSVDATPRPPVIMRDGGCGEDEEATPRPIGK, translated from the exons ATGGACTCTCCGTCCGGCGCCACATTGGCGCCCCCAGCAGTTACCTCTCTCAGGGCACAACAAACAACTGCCATGGAGAGGTCTTTGAGTCAGGACATCAGGGAAGAACGTGAGGAGCTTCGCGAAGCCGCTGAACAGACTCTCAATACAATCGTCGATCTCAATTTCGATGGAACTATTAAATGGGTCAGTCCTTCCTGGACTGACGTCGTGGGCACTCAGTTTGAGACTGTCAATGGCGTACATATCTCAGAATTGATAGTCAGTGACAACAAGAACGTATTTTTTGAAGCTGTCGAATCTATGAAGAAGGATGACTCTCGAAGTCATCGAGTACGATTTACAGTCCAACTGGGACCCCTTTCGAAGCTATTACCTATTGACGACCTTGAACAAGATCCCGAAGACCAGCCGTTCCATGTTGTGGACCTCGAAGCTCAGGGAATTATGGTCTATGATAGTGTTTCGGGTGGTGAGAGCCAT ACAATGTGGATGATCCGTCCCTGGGTTGCTCCTCGAGAGATCAAGATCGATCTGCCCAGCGTTATTGTCGATTCGCTAGGCTCTGGTGCTGAAGTTTTGGCAAGTTATTTGACCCAACTCGCCGAGAGCGGGCTCGACGATCCTGAACAATTAGAACCCCCACCGCCTGTCCTCTGCCGGATTTGCGAGCGCCAAATTCCTCGCTGGTGGTTTGAGAAACACACAGATTTATGTCTTCAAGAACATCGGGCTGAGATGGACGTCCAAATGGCCCAAGAAAACCTGACTGAACATCGACATTCGATCGTCAAGGTCCTCGATGCCCTGGAGGCCCGTAAGAGCCGGTCTCTAGCCGGTGATCAAACCCCTGTACCCGTTGCTGAGTACAAGGGCTTACCGATTGGACCGCCGCCGTCAACACAGTCATCTCCTGGCAGCTCACTACCCCGATCTCGGGAACGCTCTGGAGGATTTGGGCATACTAGGGCACGCTCGTTCGCTATTCGTCGACCGCAAGCTCGAATCGTGGAGTTGCTAATGGATCTTTGTGACACTGCCATTGAGGTCAGCACTCCTGCCATAAAGGAGTCcacaacacaacaaaacAACGGCGAATTTAGAACGCAATCGCCGCAATCTGAATCGCGAATATCACAGGTTCTACAATGGCAGTCACCAAGCACAAACACCCttgaacaagaacaagggttGGCTCTACTGTGTGCTGATACAGAAAAGGTTGCCAGAACCAAAGTCGATGCCGTTTTTCGCCACAGGAAGATTATTGAATATGCCGAACGTATCCGTATCGAGCTCGCATGCCTTGTTCAAGACTGTATTGACGAGGCATTGAGGAAGGCAGCTCGCATAGCCAATGGCGAGCTGACAGACTCAACTGAAGAAGGAAGACAGAACTCTGACTACGAGCAGTGCGATTCATGCGACGAGGCGGTTGAAGCAGATGAAGATATTCCTGCAGAACCGTTGGCGCCCGAGCCTCAGCAATTCGAGCAACGGGACAGCGAAAGCTTGGCGGGACCCCTCAACAGTCCATCCGTGTTGGCCACGGCTCTTCGCCAAATGAGTCTGTCCGAGAACCGGGACCGATCTCGACCAACCTCCTTTGTGGCTTCTACTAGATCTAGCAGTCCAAAGGAGTGCCCAACACCACGGTCGCACTTTAGTGGGCAGAGTAATCTGGGATTTCAAGCTCGTGATACCCGTAGAGACTCCATCTACATGGAAGGGGACTTCCTGGATAGCGAAGGCGGCTTTAGGTCGTCTTCAGTTACGTCTCGTAATGCCCCCAGGACCGAGTCGCCCATCTCAGAGTTTGGCGACCTTCGACGTGCTGCTAGTACAAGGAGACGTCACCGAAGAAGTCTCATCTTGCCCGGTACTTCATCCCCTCACCGCCAGGAGTCGCCTTCCCGCCCTGGGCAACCATCCTCCCCTTTACGGATCAAAGCTAGGGGGTTCCCGTTGTCCCAGGAGGGTGTGGTGTCCCCAGAAGCATCGCCCATGCTTCCAGGTAGTGATTTCAGCTCCCCTGCTGCCCACAGCCACAGGCACCATCGTAGACAGTCGTCGGCAGCCATATCTGACTTTGTCATGAAGCCGCCGCCATCCCCTCGCCTGGGCGCCAACCAAGCTCCTCCACAACAACGGCCAACTCAGCCGTCGATTAAAGATTTCGAGATCATTAAGCCTATCAGCAAGGGTGCTTTCGGCAGTGTATATCTATCAAAGAAAAAGTCCACGGGAGAATACTTTGCAATCAAAGTCCTTAAGAAAGCTGACATGGTGGCCAAGAACCAAGTTGGCAACGTCAAGGCGGAGCGTGCCATCATGATGTGGCAAGGAGAAAGTGATTTCGTTGCCAAGCTTTACTGGACGTTCTCAAGCAAAGATTATCTCTATCTTGTGATGGAGTATCTCAACGGCGGTGACTGCGCGTCTCTGATCAAGGTTCTTGGAGGACTTCCCGAGGAATGGGTAAAGAAGTATCTTGGCGAGGTCGTCTTGGGTGTCGAGCACCTTCATAGTCGCGGCATTATCCATCGCGACTTGAAACCAGATAACCTTCTCATTGATCAAAAGGGTCACCTGAAGCTCACGGATTTTGGTCTCTCGCGACTAGGATTAGTTGGCCGACAGAAGCGCGCGTTGAACAGCGAGATCTCGGACGGAACACCAGACCTACTCAAACAAGGCCCTTTTGCTCGATCTGCATCTATTGCATCTTCGAGATCAGCATCTCTCGATTTGCATGGCCATGCTCAGTCTCCCAGCCAGACACCTCAAATGACTCCAGAGGTTGGCAGCTTAGCCCAACCGTCCTATTTCAGCCTTGGTCAGGAACCTCGCCGAATATCAGGCACTCACCGAAGTGATAGCGGCGGTAGCGAGACGCTGGCTCGTATGGTCACCAACTTTTCCTTGAATGACACTGAGACGGCATCTCAAGCCAACAGTATTAAGTCACCGCtggatgaggaagtcatAACACAAGGATCACCAGATCTGCCCATGAGTGTTGGCTCAAGGATGAGTATGGATAGCCATGCCAGAAACTCTTTACCACTCTCTAATATGATGCCCCCACCAATGGCTCTGTTCAACCCCGAAGACACCAACCGACGTTTTGTGGGAACACCCGACTATCTGGCTCCGGAAACTATCAAGGGCGACAAGCAAGATGAGACAAGTGATTGGTGGTCTGTTGGCTGCATCCTCTTTGAATTTCTTTACGGAGTCCCTCCCTTTCACGCTGGTGAGGCTGAGCATGTGTTTGAGAATATTCTCGCACGGAAGATCCAATGGCCAGATGAGAACGAATGCGAACCGATATCCGAGGAAGCCAAAGATTTAATCAACAAGCTACTGTGCATGGAGCCTCACCAGCGACTGGGCTCCAACCGGGAAGATAAGTTCCCATCTGGAGGTGACGAGATTCGCAGCCACCCTTGGTTTCAGGACGTCAACTGGGACACCCTTTTGGAAGACGAGGCTCAATTTGTGCCACAGCCCGAAAATCCTGAAGACACAGAATATTTCGATGCTAGAGGAGCCGTCCTGCAGTCGTTTGCTGAGGAAATGGAAGACCAAGCGTCTCCCCAATCCTCCGCGGCGGGTTCTGAATATGCCGAGCGACCACACGATGCTCTTTCTCGAGTTCGGTCTCAGGTCAACTCTATTAATCGGAAACTCATGCCATTGCACATCCCACCTCACGTCCGTGATTTGAAATCGAGACGTCTGAGCGAGCCCGTTGCGATGGATGATTTTGGCTCCTTCTCGTTCAAAAACCTTCCTGTGCTGGAGAAAGCTAACAAAGACGTTATTCAAAAACTAAGAGCTGAGGCGCTGGCTGCGCAGAGCAAAGGAACCTCCACCAGCCCCGGAGCGGTAAACAGCGTTGTGTCACCGGGACCATCTCTCGAAGGCAGTCCTGTCTTATCCAACCCTGTTTCCCGAACTATCTCCAATGCTAAAGCGACGAACCGAGCACAATCGCCCTCTGGCTTTGGTCATGTAAGCGCATCCCCTAACCGGGCCTCTCAGCCTTCGTCACCACTGCTTGTGTCATTTGTTGCGGGGCAAGGAGCCGAAGGTCGACGGAAGGCATCGAGCAACTCATCCAGCCTGTCACATCAGTCAGCTGCTGCGACTCTGCAGCCAAGTTCAGCTTTTGAAATACCCAAGGTGCCGCCGAGCCTACAAAAGGCCGCCACCACAGTCGCGGCATCGTCTCCTGTGCAGACTCGTAGCGCAGCACCACCTCCCTTGTCTTTGTCGCCTCAGAAGACTATCTCGACCCCAAGACAATCGAGCAATTCATCCGCAGGGCGTTCAAGGTCACTCACTGTTGGTTCGCAGTCTCAAGATGGCAGCCCTGTTGCTTCTGACATAATGCATCATCATCGGAACAGGAGAAGTCAAGTGTTTGATATGTCCCCATCTTCATCAGATAACGAAGGCGAGAAGCATAACGCCCTTCTCCGAGTGCAGAGGCGCAGGCAGAGCTCGAGACGACTTTCGCAGATTGCTTTTGACGAAGGACCTACTTTCCGGCCATTGGACGTGCTGATATGTGAGGATCACCCAGTATCTCGCATGGTTATGGAAAAACTGCTCGAGAAGTTGAGATGTCGAACTATTTCTGTGCCGAATGGATCCGAGGCTGTTCGGTATTCAATGAGTGAAATCAAGTTTGATGTCATTTTCCTTGAATATCAGCTCCCTCAGATCAACGGTGCTGACGTAGCACGGATGATCCGTGAGACTAAGAATGCCAATTCCCACACGCCCATTGTGGCTATCACGGCTTACCTGAAGGAGCTACAAGCACCGCATTACTTCGACTCGCTAATCGAGAAGCCGATCAGTTCCTCGAAGCTCACTGAGGTCCTGCAAGGCTTGTGTCGATGGCGGCCTGAGTCACCAGGACATCCATCGGGTATGCCACGGCCGGTTCCATTGGGAATTCGCAAGGCTAATTCTCGCCTTGAAGATAGCCCAACATCGGGCTCGTCCATTTTCGCTGGCCGCCTGGGAGCCGCGATGATGTCCAGCCGTGAAGATTCGATTACGTCGTCTTTGTTTGGTGATTCAGAGTCGGTGACGACGGACGAGTTACCGGTCGTCGTAAGCCGCAAAGGCACAAACGAATGGGACGAAGGGGGTTTGAACATTACTGAAAATAACGATGCCCACGAGCCTACAAAAAAGGTAATTCCTCAACTTGTGGCCCAGCAGTCCGCCCCAGCCCAGATGGAACACCGCCCTAGGGGCAATGACAAGGTGAAAGTGAAGCGCGAAGGCTCTGAACAAAGAACGCTGGAAGGCACTGAATCGgccgatgacgaggatgaagagcTAGGGGGCGGCAGAGAGAAACATCACGAACATCATGGTCGCAATAGCCAGCAAATGCTGAGCAAAGCCAGTCTACCTAGCTCCAAGCTTGGCATAGAGATGATGCGAGCGAACAGCCATGACAGTTTGACGGTGGGCTCGGAGAGCACGCCTGAAGCTGTGACCCAAGTTGTGACGACGCCGTCGAAGGAGATGGAAGCGGGAATCTTGGATGGCGAAATTGTCACTGAGACTACAGCGCGTACACCTCCTGATTCAGAGATGAAAGTTGAGGATATTACACCCAAAACCGACAAGGATGGGACTGGCAGCGTAGATGCAACGCCCCGCCCCCCGGTCATTATGAGAGACGGTGGTTGcggtgaagatgaggaagcaACACCAAGACCGATCGGGAAATAA